One Acidobacteriota bacterium genomic window, TCTGGCTGACGTCGGTGGTGCTCATGCCGGTGACCAGCGCCAGGGTAAAGGTGCTGTTGACCAGAATCCGTCCCCAGCGGGTCTTGCGGGTGTACTGGCTGTCGAAGTGCAAGGGGTTGGTGTTCAGCGTGATATGGCTGAAGAGGGAGTTGTCCAGCTGGGTGACCGTCCGGCCATGGGGGTAGCGGTAGATGTCCCCGACCTGGAAGTCTTCGAAATAGCGTCCCTGCCAACCCTCCTGGGCGGGACCCTGGGAATCGGTCATCGGGTGTCTCCACTCTCCCGCGATGGCGGCCGACCCGGGCGCGCCGGCGCCGATCGGGGCGCGCCTCCGCTCTTCCGGCCTATTGTTCGGCATATCCCGATTGGAGGCAAAGCAAAAACTTTTTCCGCGGCGGATGGAGCCAGCCGCTGCCGCGCTGCCGCAACGTCCCGCCGCTTGCCGCCCGGCCACC contains:
- a CDS encoding MaoC family dehydratase, coding for MTDSQGPAQEGWQGRYFEDFQVGDIYRYPHGRTVTQLDNSLFSHITLNTNPLHFDSQYTRKTRWGRILVNSTFTLALVTGMSTTDVSQNAMANLGWEKVRLPNPVFIGDTIYCQSEVLAKRVSRSHPEAGIVTVRSLGVNQDGKVVIDLTRQVMVYRRGHAPQPGEFPPIQ